A single genomic interval of Spirosoma taeanense harbors:
- a CDS encoding PorP/SprF family type IX secretion system membrane protein: MIRTVYGFAFLVLLVAARSASAQQEPQFSMYMYNPLYYNPAAAGSEGVSRLQLTQRTQYLGYQAIGSSDEAVQNSQLVSFNMPLARIKSGIGIYAFNDKIAASYNQSVQVSYAYRLALKSGTLALGVQAGLFNKGIDYGQFRPNEPDPLVPTGRISQAKPDVGVGAYYNTVDYWVGLSVNHLNRASYTLGTDRSTSPLYPNAYLTAGYRLGVGYDIEVQPSILVQYSTFGGIRNSSATLNLIGTYDNRIWAGLGYRLQDALMATAGINLMRNNALRVGYSLDLVVGGTRAKSLTSHELMVAYAFPAPDPRRKPIVRTPRFRY, encoded by the coding sequence ATGATTCGCACAGTCTACGGTTTTGCTTTTCTGGTGCTACTGGTAGCCGCCCGGTCGGCATCTGCGCAACAGGAACCTCAGTTCAGCATGTATATGTATAATCCGCTATACTATAATCCGGCCGCAGCCGGGTCGGAAGGAGTATCGCGGCTACAGCTAACCCAGCGAACGCAATACCTTGGTTACCAGGCTATCGGCAGCAGCGACGAGGCCGTACAGAACTCGCAGCTGGTGTCGTTCAACATGCCGCTGGCGCGAATCAAAAGTGGCATAGGTATCTATGCGTTCAACGATAAAATAGCCGCCAGCTATAACCAGTCTGTTCAGGTATCGTATGCCTATCGGCTGGCTCTTAAAAGTGGTACGCTGGCCTTAGGCGTTCAGGCAGGTCTGTTCAACAAAGGTATTGACTACGGACAGTTCCGGCCGAATGAGCCGGACCCGCTTGTGCCAACGGGTCGTATCAGTCAGGCTAAGCCCGATGTTGGCGTAGGCGCTTATTATAATACAGTTGATTACTGGGTTGGTCTGAGCGTAAACCACCTGAATCGGGCTTCCTATACCCTGGGGACCGACCGGTCAACCAGCCCTCTGTATCCAAATGCGTATCTGACGGCTGGATACCGGCTTGGTGTTGGTTACGACATTGAAGTACAGCCATCCATACTGGTGCAGTACAGCACCTTTGGCGGCATTCGGAACTCAAGTGCGACGCTGAATCTGATCGGTACGTATGACAACCGCATCTGGGCAGGGCTGGGATATCGCCTGCAGGATGCCCTGATGGCCACTGCCGGTATTAACCTGATGCGAAATAACGCTCTTCGGGTAGGCTACTCGCTGGATCTGGTTGTGGGGGGGACCCGGGCCAAAAGCCTTACTTCGCATGAGCTAATGGTTGCGTATGCGTTCCCGGCACCTGACCCGCGCAGGAAGCCAATCGTACGCACGCCCCGGTTTCGGTACTAA
- a CDS encoding uroporphyrinogen-III synthase yields the protein MNETSMQPIQDRLTKVNRLLVTQSRPADEKSPYFDLASKYNIQIDFRPFIQIEGVSYKDFRRQKINVLDHTAIIFTSRNAIDHFFRICQEGRVEVPADMKYFCISEQTANYLQKYIIIRKRKIFNGTKTATELFDLIKKHKNEKFLFPCSNIRRNDIPEFMDTSSLHFTEAVMYETVPTDLSDLDIQSYDIIAFFSPSGVNSLLTNFPDFKQNGTRMAAFGPTTAKAIMDAGLTLDIEAPLPNAPSMTGALDLYIKKANNQ from the coding sequence ATGAACGAGACTAGTATGCAACCTATCCAGGACCGGCTGACGAAGGTTAACCGGCTGTTAGTTACTCAATCCCGCCCTGCCGACGAAAAATCTCCTTATTTTGATTTAGCCAGCAAGTATAACATCCAGATCGATTTCCGCCCCTTCATTCAGATTGAAGGCGTATCGTACAAGGATTTCAGGCGTCAGAAAATCAACGTTCTGGATCATACGGCTATTATTTTCACAAGCCGAAATGCCATCGACCATTTCTTCCGGATTTGTCAAGAGGGGCGGGTTGAGGTTCCGGCCGATATGAAATACTTCTGTATTTCAGAGCAAACGGCCAATTATCTCCAGAAGTACATTATCATCCGGAAACGTAAGATTTTTAACGGGACCAAAACGGCGACCGAGCTATTCGATCTGATTAAAAAGCATAAGAACGAGAAGTTCCTGTTTCCCTGTTCAAACATCCGACGCAATGATATTCCGGAGTTTATGGATACCAGCAGCCTGCACTTCACCGAGGCTGTGATGTATGAAACCGTGCCTACGGACCTGTCGGACCTGGATATCCAGAGCTACGACATCATTGCCTTCTTCAGTCCGTCGGGAGTAAACTCACTGCTGACCAATTTTCCGGATTTCAAGCAGAACGGGACCCGGATGGCCGCTTTTGGACCTACCACCGCCAAAGCTATCATGGATGCAGGTCTGACGCTAGATATTGAAGCTCCGCTGCCCAATGCCCCCTCCATGACCGGGGCACTGGATTTGTATATTAAAAAGGCTAACAATCAGTAA